Proteins encoded in a region of the Pseudomonas viciae genome:
- the ettA gene encoding energy-dependent translational throttle protein EttA — MAQYVFTMHRLSKVVPPKREILKNISLSFFPGAKIGVLGLNGSGKSTLLKIMAGVDNEFDGEARPMPDLNIGYLPQEPQLDPTKTVREVVEEAVSVIKDAQARLDEVYAAYADPDADFDKLAAEQAKLEAILQASDGHNLERQLEVAADALRLPAWDAKVEHLSGGEKRRVALCRLLLSAPDMLLLDEPTNHLDADSVAWLEHFLHDFPGTVVAITHDRYFLDNVAGWILELDRGAGIPYEGNYSGWLEAKSDRLAQESKQQSAHEKAMKEELEWVRKGAKARQSKSKARLQRFEEMQSQEFQKRSETNEIYIPAGPRLGDKVIEFKNVSKGYGDRVLIDNLSFSMPKGAIVGVIGGNGAGKSTLFRMLMGKETPDSGSIEIGETVQLACVDQSREDLDGSKTVFQQISDGSDQIRIGNYEIPSRTYVGRFNFKGGDQQKFVKDLSGGERGRLHLALTLKEGGNVLLLDEPSNDLDVETLRSLEEALLDFPGAAIVISHDRWFLDRVATHILAYEDDSQAVFFEGNYTEYEADRKKRLGEAAAQPHRVRHKKLA; from the coding sequence ATGGCTCAATACGTCTTTACCATGCATCGGCTGAGCAAAGTTGTTCCGCCGAAGCGGGAAATCCTGAAAAATATTTCACTCTCGTTCTTCCCCGGCGCCAAGATCGGCGTGCTGGGCCTCAACGGCTCGGGTAAGTCCACGCTGCTGAAAATCATGGCCGGGGTCGATAACGAATTCGACGGCGAAGCCCGTCCGATGCCGGACCTGAATATCGGCTACCTGCCTCAGGAGCCTCAGCTGGACCCGACCAAGACCGTGCGTGAAGTGGTCGAGGAAGCGGTCAGCGTGATCAAGGACGCCCAGGCGCGCCTGGACGAGGTCTACGCCGCCTACGCCGATCCGGATGCCGACTTTGACAAGCTGGCCGCTGAGCAGGCCAAGCTTGAAGCGATCCTGCAGGCCAGTGATGGCCACAACCTGGAGCGCCAGTTGGAAGTCGCCGCCGATGCGTTGCGCCTGCCGGCCTGGGACGCGAAGGTCGAACACCTGTCTGGCGGTGAGAAACGCCGCGTAGCCCTGTGCCGCCTGCTGCTGTCCGCCCCGGACATGCTGCTGCTCGACGAACCGACCAACCACCTGGACGCCGACTCCGTCGCCTGGCTCGAACACTTCCTGCACGATTTCCCGGGCACCGTGGTTGCGATCACGCACGACCGTTACTTCCTCGACAACGTCGCCGGCTGGATCCTGGAACTCGACCGCGGCGCGGGTATTCCGTACGAGGGCAACTATTCGGGCTGGTTGGAAGCCAAGTCCGATCGTCTGGCCCAGGAATCCAAGCAGCAGTCGGCCCATGAAAAAGCCATGAAGGAAGAACTGGAGTGGGTGCGCAAAGGCGCCAAGGCCCGCCAGTCCAAATCCAAGGCACGCCTGCAACGCTTCGAGGAAATGCAATCCCAGGAATTCCAGAAGCGCAGCGAAACCAACGAGATCTACATCCCGGCCGGTCCGCGCCTGGGTGACAAGGTCATCGAATTCAAGAATGTCTCCAAGGGCTATGGCGACCGCGTGCTGATCGACAACTTGTCGTTCTCCATGCCCAAAGGCGCCATCGTCGGCGTGATCGGTGGTAACGGCGCGGGTAAATCCACGCTGTTCCGTATGCTGATGGGCAAGGAAACACCGGATTCGGGCAGCATCGAAATCGGCGAAACCGTGCAATTGGCCTGCGTCGACCAGAGCCGCGAAGACCTGGACGGCAGCAAGACCGTGTTCCAGCAGATTTCCGACGGCTCCGACCAGATCCGCATCGGCAACTATGAAATTCCGTCGCGCACCTACGTGGGCCGCTTCAACTTCAAGGGCGGCGACCAGCAGAAGTTCGTCAAGGACCTGTCCGGTGGTGAGCGCGGTCGCTTGCACCTGGCGTTGACCTTGAAGGAGGGTGGCAACGTCCTGCTGCTCGACGAACCGTCCAACGACCTCGACGTCGAAACCCTGCGTTCCCTGGAAGAAGCCCTGCTGGACTTCCCGGGCGCCGCCATTGTGATCTCCCACGATCGGTGGTTCCTTGACCGCGTGGCGACCCACATCCTGGCGTACGAAGACGACTCGCAAGCGGTGTTCTTCGAAGGTAACTACACCGAGTACGAAGCCGATCGCAAGAAACGCCTCGGCGAAGCGGCTGCCCAACCGCACCGTGTACGGCACAAGAAACTGGCCTGA